The genomic DNA ATTTATAAAGCTCTGTATTTTTCAAAACTGCGCAAGGATAAATCTTTACCATATCTGGTCGCAGTGCCTCGTCTACAAACAAACTCTTGTACATCTCTACATCGTGCTGCGGGCTAGATCCAGGCAAGTCTGGCATAAAGTGTAGATCTACTTTAAAACCAGCTTGTCTTAGTAAAAACATGGCTTTTTTGAATTGCTCTACTGTGTGTCCGCGCTTTGTAAGCTCCAAAATTTTATCGTCTGGTGCTTGAAGTCCAAGCTCAATTCTAGTGCAACCTTGCCTACGCATATGGAAAATTGTTTTTGGTGTAATTGTGTCTGGGCGTGTTTCCAAAGTTAACCCAATTATTCTAAATTTTGCTTTTTCATTTTTCCTTTGTTCTTTTTCTAGTGCTTCTTGAAGTTCTTCTAAGGTTGAATCTAAACTAACCTTCTCCTTCTTAGGTTTTCCATATTCATTACACGCGCGAAAAGATTCCAAAATAAACCAATATTGATATTTTATTTGGTAAGCATTCCAAGTTCCGCCTTTAATTATAAATTCAATTTTATCTGCAATATGTCCACTTTCTGTTAAAGCTTCAATTCTTCTACGCATTTGCTCGTAAGGACTAAAGTCCAAAAGTAGAGCTCTTGCTGCTGCAGGTTCAGATGCAAGATAACTTTTTGGCATTCGCTTTTCTGTTGGGCAATATATGCATTTTCCTGGACAACTATATGGTTTTACAAGTGAGGTCACAACGGCAATTCCAGACAAACTGCGAATATCTGCTTTTCGCATAAAAAGTTCTAAATTCTTATCTTTTTTTATTTTCTTTTTTTCAACCAATTCTCTATAAACAGCAAAAAGCAACCTATTTGAAGGTTGTTTTAGTTTCATTTTTCCTGCAATTATTCTTTTGGCATCATCTACTCCAAATTTGTGTTGCGGTTTTTTTGAAATTATAAATCTTAATATTTTTTCCAATTCTTTCTTTGTGTGCATATTTGAGAAGTTCTAATTGTTATATCGTTTCGCTTGTTTTTTGCCTTGTTGTCATTCTCAGCTTGACTGGGAATCCAGAGTCTGCAAACCAGAATGTTGAATCAAATCCTGGACCCCCAATCAAGTTGAGGATGACGAATAAAATATCCTTTTTTGCTTAGTCTACCTAGTTTGTTTTCTCATCATTTTCCAGTAATCAAACAAACAATTGCCCCATTCCAACTCCAGCCAGATTCGCGAGCTTTGATAAGTCCAGCCACAGAAAGTGCGCTGTTTGGTGAAATCTCTATTTCTGTGTCTTCTACTGTTATATTTATTGCGCTTTTTATTTCATTATTTGTGACTATCCAGCCACTTCCTTTTGAGTTTTTTACAATTTCTGTAACTATATCTTTTCTGTGCGCTACATTATCCACAATTGCTCCAGCTATTGAATCCTCTACATCTATTTTATCCCATTTCATAAATTCACTAGCAATTGGATTGCAACTTTCTGTCTGTACTATATGAATTTGTGGATTTTGTTTTAAACTCTCAAAGTGCTTTCCCAAAGCTTCTGCTGTAGTTCCAGAAGAAGTTGGTACAAAAATAGCCTCCAAATTCTCTATTTCATCTAATTCTTCTGCTAAACTCTTATATCCTTCCAAAGCAGTTTCATCTGTAGATTGTCTTAAATAAGCGATATTTTCTTTTTTTCCCTCCAAAAAAGCCTGTTGTTTTGGTCTTTCTACTTGTTTTATCTCTATATTTTCGTCTGTAAGCTTATTTAAAGGTTTTAATTTGCCTTCACTTATCTTTTTACCCACAAAAACCGCTAATTTTACAGCTTTTTGAGCTGTTTTGTTGTGTTTTTTTACAAATAGCATAGCAGTTAGTCCTGCATTTCCAGAGGAGGATACTACAAATTCAGTAATGCCTGTCTTTATATAGCTTTCAATCATTTTTGGAATAGACCTACCTTTGTGAGATTTGTACTCATGCATGTCTTCTCTTTTCAAATAAAGCATTGGTACGCCGATACTACTTGCCAAATTTGGGTATGATTTTTGTGGTGTTTGCATAAATTTAAAATAAAATTCTATATTTTAACATGTTAAATATATCAGTTTTTGGCTAAAGTATCAAGTTTTTTCGTGATTTCGTCTTAAAAGACTTGACAAAACATTAAAAATGTGCTATTATATTTAAATAATATGAAAGTATTATTAAAGTTCTTTGTACAGCGGTGTGTAGTCGCAGATCCATTTGCATTAACGCAATTGGTTGGGTACGAAGAATGTGTCCTATTTATATTATATAGTGACACCGAAGAATCGGGAAGTGAATCCTCTTGGGTTCCAAGAGTTTCTGAGTATCGTTTGATGGTACTTAGGAAAATCCCGAACAACCCTGTAGAAGGGTTAGAGAACGGGTCTGATCAGCCCTCTCACTGCACAATCGACTTTTGGTTAGTGGGGTTTCCACATCGTTTTTCCAAAGCGAGCCAATTGTCACCACCCCCAGACTTTGTCTGGGGGTTTTTTTATTGACAAAAATCATTTTTTTGTGTAAAGTCTAATAAGAACCTTTCATTTTGTTGGAGGTAAAAATGAAAAAGGTAGGAGTTTTCAAAAGTTTAAGTTCTTTATTAAAAGTAAAAAGTTTTCTGAATTTTTTTGCGATTTATGTTCATTTTGCAAAAAGTATAAAAGACTCTGGTAAAAAGAAGGTATTTTTGATTGTTTATTTTGGATTGGCTATTCCAACTATTGGATATTATTACGCTTTCGCAAAAATTTTTAGTT from Candidatus Magasanikbacteria bacterium includes the following:
- a CDS encoding tRNA uridine(34) 5-carboxymethylaminomethyl modification radical SAM/GNAT enzyme Elp3; amino-acid sequence: MHTKKELEKILRFIISKKPQHKFGVDDAKRIIAGKMKLKQPSNRLLFAVYRELVEKKKIKKDKNLELFMRKADIRSLSGIAVVTSLVKPYSCPGKCIYCPTEKRMPKSYLASEPAAARALLLDFSPYEQMRRRIEALTESGHIADKIEFIIKGGTWNAYQIKYQYWFILESFRACNEYGKPKKEKVSLDSTLEELQEALEKEQRKNEKAKFRIIGLTLETRPDTITPKTIFHMRRQGCTRIELGLQAPDDKILELTKRGHTVEQFKKAMFLLRQAGFKVDLHFMPDLPGSSPQHDVEMYKSLFVDEALRPDMVKIYPCAVLKNTELYKWYKNKKYKPQNPKDLFESLIKMKIATPLYCRISRLIRDIPSTEITAGNSTTNLREMLKEKMAEKGEKCVCLRCREIGRHKELANEPPHLFVEMYETVGGKEYFISYETKNREALFGFLRLRIPEKTPKKIGVYKLLPEIKNCAFVRELHTYGQLVGIGKYKKNAAQHKGTGKKLMVEAEKIAKKEGYKKMAVISGVGVRGYYRKLGYRKVGTYMVRKI
- a CDS encoding PLP-dependent lyase/thiolase; the encoded protein is MQTPQKSYPNLASSIGVPMLYLKREDMHEYKSHKGRSIPKMIESYIKTGITEFVVSSSGNAGLTAMLFVKKHNKTAQKAVKLAVFVGKKISEGKLKPLNKLTDENIEIKQVERPKQQAFLEGKKENIAYLRQSTDETALEGYKSLAEELDEIENLEAIFVPTSSGTTAEALGKHFESLKQNPQIHIVQTESCNPIASEFMKWDKIDVEDSIAGAIVDNVAHRKDIVTEIVKNSKGSGWIVTNNEIKSAINITVEDTEIEISPNSALSVAGLIKARESGWSWNGAIVCLITGK